A segment of the Mercurialis annua linkage group LG4, ddMerAnnu1.2, whole genome shotgun sequence genome:
CAGTGGTGAACAATGGGATTCGAATTGCTAAAATTAATAGTGAAGATACTGCAGATGAGATATAGAGATGGAAGTTTGCGCTTCTTGGTTGTGTTTATGGGCTGAATCCAAGATTCTTCAAGATGAAAAGCTTCATCATAAATCGATGGGAGAAAATAGGGTTAACTGATTTTCATCAAATCAAGCCTAATTTGTTCGTATTCGTGTTTGATTCAGAGGAAGGAAAACTTCAAGCAATGGCAGACGGCCCCTGTACTTTTGATAAGCATCCTCTTCTCCTGTAAGAATGGAAAAGGAAGATGACCTTCGATATTGAGGATATTCCCGCTATTCCAGTTTGGGTTAAATTCCCACTGCTGCCTTGGAAATTCTGGAGCTTAGAAGCTCTAAGCACCATTGCTAGTACTCTAGGCAAACCTCTATTTGCTGACAGATGCACCAAACAGAAATCTAAGTTGTCTTATGCTAGAGTGTTGATAGAAATGAGACTCAAAGGGATTTTCCCTTATTGTGTCATCATTGAGGATGAAGATGGAGATCAACTATGTCAACCAGTTGAATATGAATGGAAACCAGTTTTATGCACTGTATGCAAAACACTTGGTCATAGAAATTGTGAGAAGAAGGAAATATGGATGGCTAAAGCTACTAGAGATTTGGCCGTTAAGGTCAGTAATGAGAATGATCAATCTCCTTCAACTATTGTAGAAGAGAAAAAGGAAGAGGTAATTGAGGAGAAACCTTATGAGAACAAAGTAGAGATGCAAACCCCACAGATTGTTACTCCCCCAAAGATTCCAGTCGCTAAAGATGGATTTCAACTGGTAACCAACAGAAAACAGAAGAAAATGTCTAAATGCATTGTTGAGCGGAACCTGAAGACTGCAGGTATTCCTGCTAGAACCCCTATTCTTGTTAATACTACTTACAAAGAGCCATCCAAGAGGTTTTTAAAGCCTCTTGATAGGGGAAAATTAATATCATTAGTTGGAATGTCAGGGGTCTAAATGATCCCCTGAAGCAAGCAGAGGTTCATAAACTGCTTGTAAAAAAACGTTATGTTGGCTGGTTTAGTGGAAACTAGAGTCAGAAAGATTAATAGATATATGGTTTGGAGGAAGATTAATCTGTATGGTTGGAGTTATATTGATAACTACGAGTATTAAAAGTTAGGCAGAATCTAGATTATTTTCAATAGTAATAAAGTCTCTGTGCAAGTTATCCATAGCTCTGATCAAATGATGCATTGCAAAATTAAAGTTGATAGCCATGAATTCTTCTGGTCTATTATTTATGGGTCTAGTTAGTTTGGGGATAGACAGGCTTTATGGAATAACCTTTTTGATATTTCTAGAACCATGAATGGCCCTTGGATGATACAGGGTGATTTCAATGCTGTTTTAACTGATAATGATAGATGTGGTGGTTCTGACATAGACAATAATCATGCCAGAGAGCTTAAAGATTGCATGAATGACTCTAATCTGGGAGAAATGAGAAGTATAGGTTGTTCCTATTCTTGGAGTAATAACCAAATAGATAACAACAAAATTTGTAGAAGGCTAGACAGAGCTTTTATCAATGAGAACTGGCAGGATGGTTTCCAGAATTCCTATTTTGAAGCTCTTCCTAATGGGATATCTGACTATAGTCCCATCCTGGTGAACATGCTGGAGGACAATCACTTGAACAAAAATAACTTCAAATATCTTAGTTTATGGTCTTATAATCCAGAGCATAACAAAATTATGGAGGAGGAATGGAAGAAAGAGTATCAGGGATATGCCTTCTACAAAATCTCTCAGAAGTTAAAGTGTATTAAAAGGAGATTTATCATGATGAACAAGCAACATTATTCTGGTATATCTCTTAGGGTCAAAAACTATAAGGATCTTATTGAGAGGGCCCGAAAAGATCTGCAGCTTGATCCAATGAACAATATTTTGCTTGAGGAGGAGAGAGTTATTTATATCCACCTGAGAGGCCTTATGATTTGTGAAGAAAGTTTCTATAAGCAAAAATCCAGAGTTCAGTGGCTTAATTTGGGGGACTCCAACACCAAATTTTTCCACAACTCCATTAAGCAGAGAAGAAGTAGAAACAACATTGCTATGATCAAGCTTGATAATGGGGAGATTATTAATAATAGAGATAAGATTCATGAAGAAATgaaaaagttttataaaaacatgtttAGCAAAAGGGATGGGAACATAAGCCAtatttaacccaaacctttacaaacgttccgaaacaaatccaaacgtttcacctttttagcgacttaatccgaacgtttacaaacgttacaaaacaaatccaaacgtttcccttgtttagcgattgaagccaaacatttacgaaagttccaaaacaaatccaaacgtttcacctttttagcaataaagccgaacgtttacaaacgttacagaaaaaatccaggcgtttcaccttttgagcgatttaagccaaacgtttacaaaaggtatgaaacaaatccaaatgtttcacctttttagcaatttaagccaaacgtttatagcatttaagccacacgttacgaaacaaatccaagtgtttcacctttttagcgatttaagctaaacgtttacaaaagttacgaaacaaatccaaaagtttcacctttttagcgatttaagtggcacgtttacaaacgttacgaaacaaaaccaaacgtttcacctttttagcgatttcagccaaacgtttaaaacgttatgaaacaaatctaaacgtttcacctttttagcgatttaagccaaacgtttataaacgttacaaaacaaatccaaacatttcacctttttagcaattcaagccaaaggttaacaaacgttacgaaacaaacccaaacgtttcacatttttagcaatttaagacaaacgtttacaaacgttacgaaacaaaacgaagtgcttcacctttttagcaattttagccaaacgtttacaaacgtatcgaaacaaatccaaccgtttcacctttttagcaatttaagccaaacgtttacaaacgttacaaaacaaatccaaacgtttgcctttttagctatttaatccaaacgtttacaaacgttacgaaacaaatccaaacgttt
Coding sequences within it:
- the LOC126678227 gene encoding uncharacterized protein LOC126678227 — translated: MNGPWMIQGDFNAVLTDNDRCGGSDIDNNHARELKDCMNDSNLGEMRSIGCSYSWSNNQIDNNKICRRLDRAFINENWQDGFQNSYFEALPNGISDYSPILVNMLEDNHLNKNNFKYLSLWSYNPEHNKIMEEEWKKEYQGYAFYKISQKLKCIKRRFIMMNKQHYSGISLRVKNYKDLIERARKDLQLDPMNNILLEEERVIYIHLRGLMICEESFYKQKSRVQWLNLGDSNTKFFHNSIKQRRSRNNIAMIKLDNGEIINNRDKIHEEMKKFYKNMFSKRDGNISHI